The following proteins are co-located in the Desulfonauticus submarinus genome:
- a CDS encoding class I SAM-dependent methyltransferase has product MTKILNIDINFCKWTFFRPTDLESYWNRIGEDEVDNIPYWLEIWPAAKLLAELVDNNKERFKNKLGLEVGCGLGLVSMVAAKIGSKMVSFDCEYEALYFAKMSQKYNQVRNLLFLTMDWLQPSLKANSVDFILASDVLYEKCFFEPINSLFSQILKPGGFIWLSNPRRDVSLESIPFLETKGWKVQKIASQKISLQDQDPIVEVWQLEQ; this is encoded by the coding sequence ATGACAAAAATTTTAAATATAGACATTAATTTTTGTAAATGGACTTTTTTTAGACCTACAGACTTGGAGTCGTACTGGAATAGAATAGGGGAAGATGAAGTAGATAATATACCTTATTGGCTAGAAATTTGGCCTGCTGCTAAATTGCTTGCTGAGTTGGTGGATAACAATAAAGAGCGTTTTAAAAATAAGTTAGGTTTGGAAGTAGGCTGTGGACTGGGATTAGTAAGTATGGTAGCTGCTAAAATAGGTAGTAAAATGGTTAGTTTTGACTGTGAATATGAAGCCCTTTATTTTGCGAAGATGAGTCAAAAATATAATCAAGTAAGAAATTTATTATTTTTAACAATGGATTGGCTTCAACCTAGTTTAAAAGCAAATAGTGTGGATTTTATTTTGGCGAGCGATGTTTTGTATGAGAAATGTTTTTTTGAACCAATAAACTCTCTATTTTCTCAAATATTAAAACCAGGCGGTTTTATTTGGCTTAGTAATCCAAGAAGAGATGTTTCTTTAGAAAGTATACCTTTTTTAGAAACTAAGGGGTGGAAAGTCCAAAAAATAGCTAGTCAGAAGATAAGTTTGCAGGACCAAGATCCTATAGTAGAAGTTTGGCAGTTGGAGCAGTAA